One part of the Schistocerca americana isolate TAMUIC-IGC-003095 unplaced genomic scaffold, iqSchAmer2.1 HiC_scaffold_1264, whole genome shotgun sequence genome encodes these proteins:
- the LOC124564000 gene encoding prestalk protein-like, translated as MAAQLERAAQLERAAQLQCSTTCENSKACEDSKACEDSKACEDSTACEDSTACEDSTACEDSTACEDSTACEDSTACELSTACEDSTACEDSTACEDSLACEDSTACEDSTASEDSTACEDSTACEDSTACEDSTACEDSTACEVSTPCEGSTPCEGSTACEDSTACEESTACENSSACEVSTACEDSTACEDSTACEDGTACEDGTAYKDGTACEDSTACEDSTACEDNTGCGDSTACVDSTGCEDSTACEDSTACEDSTACEDSTACEDSIACGDSTACELSTACEDSTACEDSTACEDSTACEDSIACEDSTTCEDSTACEDSTGCEDSTAC; from the exons atggcagctcaacttgagagggcagctcaacttgagagggcagctcaacttcagt gcagcacaacttgcgagaacagcaaagcttgtgaggacagcaaagcttgtgaggacagcaaagcttgtgaggacagcacagcttgcgaggacagcacagcttgcgaggacagcacagcttgcgaggacagcacagcttgcgaggacagcacagcttgcgaggacagcacagcttgcgagctcagcacagcttgcgaggacagcacagcttgcgaggacagcacagcttgcgaggacagcttagcttgcgaggacagcacagcttgcgaggacagcacagctagcgaggacagcacagcttgcgaggacagcacagcttgcgaggacagcacagcttgcgaggacagcacagcttgcgaggacagcacagcttgcgaggtcagcacaccttgcgagggcagcacaccttgcgagggcagcacagcttgcgaggacagcacagcttgcgaggagagcacagcttgcgagaacagctcagcttgcgaggtcagcacagcttgcgaggacagcacagcttgtgaggacagcacagcttgcgaggacggcacagcttgcgaggacggcacagcttacaaagacggcacagcttgcgaggacagcacagcttgcgaggacagcacagcttgcgaggacaacacaggttgcggggacagcacagcttgcgttgacagcacaggttgcgaggacagcacggcttgcgaggacagcacggcttgcgaggacagcacagcttgcgaggacagcacagcttgcgaggacagcatagcttgcggggacagcacagcttgcgagctcagcacagcttgcgaggacagcacagcttgcgaggacagcacagcttgcgaggacagcacagcttgcgaggacagcatagcttgcgaggacagcacaacttgcgaggacagcacagcttgcgaggacagcacaggttgcgaggacagcacagcttgctag